A single region of the Salvia miltiorrhiza cultivar Shanhuang (shh) chromosome 8, IMPLAD_Smil_shh, whole genome shotgun sequence genome encodes:
- the LOC130998835 gene encoding uncharacterized protein At2g29880-like, translating into MELICFWYSNVWETGSFESGHLRVNKTDKTRRSWTGKEEDMLLSSLKELVAQGWKFDNGFRAGYLNKLEEAMKKAFPGTDLKGVPHVNSKICAWKKHYNSLVLMLANTGVGFNVNGDHMVNCTDEQWEHIVMKDQNARLMRLKSWPMLDDWKVVFGQDRATGEHAEDLMDAVTDMFRRRNTAEDTPDDVYHVQLDDIENEVVDESASQSKKVDEGASQSKKVDAVNNGNNKKRKARDEMSGVYEALVEISRNTNQRKEVFEHLNVIPGLSLEQRFDICELLAYKQERLEIFLGLPADAKPAYAMRLLEGRSK; encoded by the exons ATGGAGCTAATATGTTTCTGGTACTCTAACGTGTGGGAAACAGGGAGCTTTGAGTCAGGGCATTTACGTGTAAACAAGACGGATAAAACACGTCGGAGTTGGACGGGTAAGGAGGAAGATATGCTGCTGAGTTCGTTGAAAGAGTTGGTGGCACAAGGATGGAAGTTCGATAACGGCTTCCGGGCAGGGTATCTTAACAAGTTGGAAGAGGCGATGAAGAAGGCGTTTCCGGGTACTGATTTGAAGGGTGTTCCGCATGTCAACTCCAAAATATGCGCGTGGAAAAAACACTACAACAGCCTTGTGTTGATGCTAGCAAATACTGGAGTAGGCTTCAACGTTAATGGGGACCACATGGTTAATTGCACGGATGAACAATGGGAGCACATCGTTATG aaaGATCAGAACGCACGACTCATGAGATTAAAGTCGTGGCCTATGTTGGATGATTGGAAGGTGGTGTTCGGTCAAGACAGAGCGACAGGAGAGCATGCCGAAGACCTCATGGATGCTGTCACTGACATGTTTCGTCGCAGGAACACTGCTGAAGATACACCCGACGACGTATATCACGTGCAGCTAGATGACATAGAGAATGAGGTTGTGGATGAAAGTGCTAGTCAGTCAAAGAAAGTGGATGAAGGTGCTAGTCAGTCCAAGAAAGTGGATGCAGTCAATAACGGGAACAACAAGAAGCGTAAGGCACGTGATGAAATGAGTGGTGTTTATGAAGCTCTTGTCGAGATCAGCCGTAATACTAACCAAAG GAAGGAAGTGTTCGAGCATCTCAATGTGATACCGGGGCTGTCGCTCGAGCAACGCTTTGACATTTGCGAGCTCCTTGCTTATAAGCAAGAGCGTTTGGAGATTTTCCTTGGACTTCCTGCTGATGCGAAACCAGCGTATGCAATGCGTCTTCTCGAAGGTCGAAGCAAGTGA
- the LOC130999559 gene encoding non-specific lipid transfer protein GPI-anchored 14-like — protein MEFQNFCLVCISMLILLNFAECDVKEDREKCENQLIGLATCLPYVTGESKAPASDCCTGFKQVLRDSRECICILIKDRNDPSLGFKINATLALSLPAKCKAPVNESITECPTLLHLPPNSPDAKVFDDFAKSASKSNTTTTTPTASSSSDSSASTTANEKSDGGEKKILIEAQRVVGVFIAMGALHIFMNR, from the exons ATGGAGTTTCAAAACTTTTGCTTGGTATGCATCTCGATGCTTATTCTATTGAATTTTGCAGAGTGTGATGTAAAGGAAGATAGAGAAAAATGTGAAAATCAACTAATAGGGCTGGCAACATGCCTGCCCTATGTGACCGGGGAGTCCAAGGCCCCCGCGAGCGATTGTTGCACTGGCTTCAAACAAGTCTTGAGAGATAGCCGCGAGTGCATCTGCATTTTGATCAAAGATCGAAACGACCCGAGTCTAGGGTTCAAGATCAACGCCACCCTCGCCCTCTCCCTCCCCGCCAAATGCAAGGCCCCCGTCAACGAGTCCATCACAGAGTGTCCAA CTCTTCTTCATCTACCACCAAATTCACCGGATGCTAAGGTGTTTGATGATTTTGCAAAGAGTGCTAGCAAAAGCAACACCACAACTACTACTCCTACCG CAAGCTCGTCGAGTGATTCATCTGCATCGACAACTGCTAATGAAAAGAGTGACGGAGGAGAGAAGAAGATCTTGATAGAGGCTCAAAGGGTTGTAGGAGTATTCATAGCTATGGGTGCACTTCACATTTTCATGAATCGTTAA
- the LOC130999560 gene encoding DEAD-box ATP-dependent RNA helicase 37-like, translating into MPATWSESVEKAPTGGGVGATSHASRSTYVPPHLRNRPPSASADPPPPSAAVSYAGTLVGNEPQGYGGSAVGGFQSYGPRNDRNGGGLSRGGGGGGGGSAWNNRNGGWDRGREREANPFQDDGVAEPEFAVQETSGINFDAYEDIPVETSGKDVPPPVNTFAEIDLGDALNMNIKRCKYVKPTPVQRHAIPISLTGRDLMACAQTGSGKTAAFCFPIISGIMKSGQSAQRQPRMPRMAFPLALILSPTRELSIQIHEEARKFSYQTGVKVVVAYGGAPINQQLRELERGVDILVATPGRLVDLLERARVSLQNIRYLALDEADRMLDMGFEPQIRRIVQQMDMPPPGVRQTLLFSATFPKEIQRLAADFLSNYIFLAVGRVGSSTELILQRIEYVLETDKRSHLMDLLHAQRANGVQAKQALTLVFVETKKGADSLEHWLCINGFPATSIHGDRTQQEREHALRSFKSGKTPILVATDVAARGLDIPHVAHVINFDLPNDIDDYVHRIGRTGRAGKTGLATAFFNDNNASLAKPLADLMQEANQEVPAWLARFAARSNFGGRNRRGQGGGGRFGGRDFRKDSSYNRGGMDMYGGGSNMNNGYNQSGGYGGGYGSAVTSAWD; encoded by the exons ATGCCTGCTACGTGGTCTGAATCTGTCGAGAAGGCTCCTACCGGTGGTGGTGTAGGGGCTACTTCTCATGCTTCTAGAAGTACTTATGTTCCGCCGCATCTTAGGAATAGGCCTCCTTCAGCCTCAGCAGACCCTCCTCCTCCCTCGGCTGCAGTTTCCTATGCTGGAACCTTGGTGGGAAATGAACCCCAGGGATATGGTGGTTCGGCAGTAGGTGGATTTCAGTCGTATGGTCCTAGAAATGATAGAAATGGAGGTGGTCTCAgtcgtggtggtggtggtggtggtggtggtagtGCTTGGAATAACAGAAATGGTGGTTGGGATCGTGGGAGGGAAAGAGAGGCTAATCCTTTTCAAGATGATGGAGTTGCAGAACCAGAATTTGCGGTACAGGAAACTTCAGGGATCAATTTTGATGCATACGAGGATATTCCGGTGGAGACAAGTGGGAAAGATGTTCCACCTCCTGTGAATACATTTGCCGAGATTGACTTGGGTGACGCCTTAAATATGAACATTAAGAGGTGCAAGTATGTGAAACCTACACCTGTGCAGCGGCACGCTATACCAATATCCCTCACTGGGAGGGATTTGATGGCCTGCGCTCAGACTGGTTCGGGAAAGACTGCGGCATTCTGTTTCCCGATAATTAGTGGAATCATGAAAAGTGGCCAATCTGCTCAAAGACAACCACGTATGCCACGCATGGCATTTCCGCTCGCTCTCATTCTTTCTCCAACTAGGGAGCTTTCAATTCAA ATTCATGAAGAAGCTCGAAAATTTTCTTATCAAACTGGCGTCAAGGTGGTTGTTGCTTATGGTGGTGCACCAATCAATCAACAG CTTCGAGAACTTGAAAGAGGTGTGGACATACTTGTTGCAACTCCCGGACGTTTAGTTGATCTGTTGGAAAGGGCTAGAGTCTCGTTACAAAATATTAGGTACTTAGCCCTGGACGAAGCGGATAGAATGTTGGACATGGGTTTTGAACCTCAAATACGGAGAATTGTGCAACAGATGGACATGCCTCCACCTGGTGTAAGACAAACATTGCTATTTAGCGCCACATTTCCAAAGGAGATTCAG AGACTAGCTGCAGATTTTCTTTCGAATTACATATTTCTGGCTGTTGGAAGAGTTGGTTCTAGCACTGAATTGATCCTCCAAAGAATTGAATATGTGCTTGAGACTGACAAAAGAAGTCACCTGATGGACCTCCTCCATGCACAAAGAGCAAATGGCGTTCAGGCCAAG CAAGCACTAACATTAGTTTTTGTTGAGACAAAGAAAGGAGCTGATTCGCTTGAACACTGGCTTTGCATTAATGGCTTTCCTGCTACATCTATTCATGGTGACCGAACACAACAG GAGCGAGAACATGCGTTAAGATCTTTCAAAAGTGGCAAAACTCCAATTCTGGTTGCAACTGATGTGGCAGCACGCGGCCTTGACATCCCTCATGTTGCACATGTCATCAACTTCGACCTTCCTAATGATATTGACGACTATGTCCACCGTATTGGACGGACTGGGCGTGCTGGTAAAACAGGACTGGCCACTGCTTTTTTCAACGATAACAATGCCTCGTTGGCGAAGCCATTGGCTGATCTAATGCAAGAAGCAAACCAAGAGGTTCCTGCTTGGCTGGCGCGCTTTGCAGCTCGGTCTAACTTTGGTGGTAGGAACCGCCGAGGGCAAGGTGGTGGAGGCAGATTTGGTGGCCGTGATTTCCGCAAAGATTCCTCCTACAATAGAGGTGGAATGGACATGTATGGTGGTGGCAGCAACATGAACAATGGATACAACCAATCTGGCGGATATGGTGGAGGCTATGGTTCTGCTGTGACTAGCGCCTGGGACTGA
- the LOC130999561 gene encoding uncharacterized protein LOC130999561, with protein MAHFAIALLSLIFLSSAHLSLSAIDVHDLLPLFNLPKGIIPREIKSFSFSNTDNSFTLELSSNPCYVTFDDQLVFYDRIIEGKLEYGKVSGVSGIQAKKFFIWVSVTGMEVDEENDLIEFHVGALSKKLPAADFQRVPSCKSKGLRDLSSSASI; from the coding sequence ATGGCACACTTCGCCATAGCACTACTCTCTCTCATCTTCCTCTCTTCAGCgcacctctctctctccgcgATCGACGTCCACGACCTTCTCCCTCTCTTCAACCTCCCCAAGGGGATTATACCGCGGGAAATAAAGTCGTTTTCCTTCTCCAACACCGACAATTCCTTCACGCTCGAGCTGAGCTCAAACCCTTGCTACGTCACATTCGACGATCAGCTCGTCTTCTACGACAGGATCATCGAGGGGAAGCTCGAGTACGGCAAAGTGAGCGGAGTTTCCGGCATTCAGGCCAAGAAGTTCTTCATTTGGGTGTCCGTCACCGGCATGGAAGTCGACGAGGAAAACGATCTGATCGAGTTCCACGTCGGAGCTCTGTCGAAGAAGCTGCCCGCTGCGGATTTTCAGCGCGTTCCTAGCTGCAAATCGAAGGGGTTGCGTGATTTGTCTTCTTCGGCGTCGATTTGA